In a single window of the Trichoderma breve strain T069 chromosome 6, whole genome shotgun sequence genome:
- a CDS encoding alpha/beta hydrolase fold domain-containing protein, translating to MSLPRSKTLPPTPILPDAVVSGCISINNIEIWYALYGAPLSPHQTPTVFLHGGKISSRWWAHQIRHVAGAGHPIIAMDTRAHGRSTDDPKVALSYDLFADDVVALLDHLQVPCANFVGWSDGANTCLSLAMRHKQMVKRIFSFGPNYRPDQAIPYAGETVPFVSDLMNRMKEEYEAISPTPEKFDSFKAKVVAMQEYSPMWTEEDFSKINTNSTNAHQGPLVWIVTGDSEELIQGWVAQRIADMIQGAVYLALPDVSHFAPLQDPEGFNKALDQWLSQ from the coding sequence ATGTCTTTGCCGCGCTCCAAGACCTTACCACCAACGCCCATTTTACCCGATGCCGTCGTGTCAGGCTgtatcagcatcaacaataTAGAGATATGGTATGCGCTTTATGGTGCACCATTGAGCCCTCATCAGACCCCAACGGTATTCTTACACGGCGGTAAGATTAGCTCTCGTTGGTGGGCACATCAGATTCGACATGTTGCTGGTGCAGGACACCCAATCATTGCAATGGATACCCGGGCACACGGCCGATCAACTGATGATCCCAAAGTCGCCCTTTCGTATGATCTCTTCGCCGACGATGTTGTGGCCTTACTCGACCATCTTCAAGTGCCCTGTGCCAACTTCGTCGGTTGGTCGGATGGCGCCAATACCTGTCTTTCATTGGCAATGAGACACAAGCAGATGGTAAAGCGCATATTTTCCTTCGGCCCAAACTACAGGCCAGACCAGGCGATACCTTATGCAGGCGAGACAGTGCCATTTGTCTCTGATCTTATGAATCGGATGAAGGAAGAGTACGAAGCTATTTCACCTACTCCGGAGAAATTCGATAGCTTCAAGGCAAAGGTCGTGGCAATGCAGGAATATTCACCAATGTGGACCGAAGAAGACTTTTCCAAAATCAACACAAATTCTACAAATGCTCATCAAGGCCCTCTTGTGTGGATTGTTACTGGAGACTCGGAAGAATTGATCCAGGGCTGGGTCGCTCAAAGGATTGCAGACATGATTCAAGGAGCAGTCTACTTGGCGTTGCCTGATGTCAGTCACTTTGCGCCATTGCAAGATCCGGAGGGATTCAACAAAGCACTGGATCAGTGGCTATCTCAATAA